A genomic window from Macaca mulatta isolate MMU2019108-1 chromosome 19, T2T-MMU8v2.0, whole genome shotgun sequence includes:
- the ZNF547 gene encoding zinc finger protein 547 isoform X2 — MLENLALLSSLGCCHGAEDEEAPLEPGVSVGVSQVMAPKPCLSTQKTQPCETCSSLLKDILRLAEHDGSHPEWGLYTCPAHLHQHRKEQIRERLSRGDGGRPTFVKNHSVHMAGKTFLCSECGKAFSHRHKLADHQKVHTGERPYKCSKCGILFMERSTLNRHQRTHTGERPYECNECGKAFLCKSHLVRHQTIHSGERPYECSECGKLFMWSSTLITHQRVHTGKRPYGCSECGKFFKCNSNLFRHYRIHTGKRSYGCSECGKFFMERSTLSRHQRVHTGERPYECNECGKFFSLKSVLIQHQRVHTGERPYECGECGKAFLTKSHLICHQTVHAAAKQCSECGKFFRYNSTLLRHQKVHTG; from the coding sequence GTTGTTGCCATGGAGCTGAGGATGAGGAGGCACCTTTAGAGCCAGGTGTTTCCGTAGGAGTGTCACAGGTCATGGCTCCAAAACCCTGTCTATCTACCCAGAAGACGCAACCGTGTGAGACATGTAGCTCGCTTCTGAAGGACATTCTGCGTCTGGCTGAGCATGACGGATCACACCCCGAGTGGGGACTGTACACGTGTCCAGCACATCTTCACCAGCACCGAAAAGAGCAGATTAGAGAGAGACTTTCCagaggggatggaggaagaccGACATTTGTGAAGAACCACAGCGTTCACATGGCAGGGAAGACCTTCTTgtgcagtgaatgtgggaaagcctttagcCACAGACATAAACTTGCTGACCATCAGAAAGTCCACACGGGAGAAAGACCTTATAAGTGCAGCAAATGTGGGATATTGTTCATGGAAAGGTCCACGCTCAAtagacatcagagaactcacactggagaaaggccttatgagtgcaatgaatgtgggaaggcctttCTTTGTAAGTCTCACCTTGTTCGTCACCAGACAATCCACTCTGGAGAAAGGCCTTATGAGTGCAGCGAATGTGGGAAATTGTTTATGTGGAGTTCCACACTCATTACACATCAGAGGGTTCACACTGGAAAGAGGCCTTATGGTTGCAGTGAATGTGGGAAGTTCTTTAAGTGCAACTCAAACCTCTTTAGGCATTACAGAATTCATACAGGAAAAAGGTCTTATGGTTGCAGTGAATGTGGGAAGTTCTTTATGGAGAGGTCTACACTCAGTAGACATCagagagttcacactggagaaaggcctTATGAGTGCAACGAATGTGGGAAATTCTTTAGCTTGAAATCTGTCCTCATTCAGCACCAAAGAGTTCACACTGGAGAACGGCCTTATGAATGCGGtgaatgtgggaaggccttccTTACGAAGTCCCACCTCATTTGTCATCAGACAGTTCACGCTGCAGCAAAGCagtgcagtgaatgtgggaaatTCTTTAGGTATAACTCCACACTTCTCAGACATCAGAAAGTCCACACTGGATAA
- the ZNF548 gene encoding zinc finger protein 548 isoform X2 — MNLTEGPLVMAETDPTQGRVVFEDVAIYFSQEEWGHLDEAQRLLYRDVMLENLALLSSLGCWHGAEDEEAPSQQGFSVGMPEVTTSKSYLSTQKVHPSETCDPPLKDILCLVEHSGIHPEQDIYICEAELFQHPKQQIGENLSRGDDWIPSFGKNHRVHMAEEIFTCMEGWKDLPAASCLLQHQGPQSEWKPYRDTEDREAFQTGQNDYKCGECGKTFTCSYSLVEHQKIHTGERSYECTKCGKFFKYSANFMKHQTVHTSERTYECRECGKSFMYNYRLMRHKRVHTGERPYECSTCGKFFRYSSTFVRHQRVHTGERPYECRECGKFFMDSSTLIKHQRVHTGERPYKCNDCGKFFRYISTLIRHQRIHTGERPYECSVCGELFRYNSSLVKHWRNHTGERPYKCSECGKSFRYHCRLIRHQRVHTGERPYECSECGKFFRYNSNLIKHWRNHTGERPYECRECGKAFSHKHILVEHQKIHSGERPYECSECQKAFIRKSHLVHHQKIHSEERLVCSMSVGNSLAKTPASLNVRDFTMEKVYH, encoded by the exons ATGAACCTGACTGAG GGTCCCCTAGTGATGGCAGAAACGGACCCTACACAG GGCCGTGTGGTCTTTGAGGACGTGGCCATATATTTCTCCCAGGAGGAGTGGGGGCACCTTGATGAGGCTCAGAGGTTGCTGTACCGCGATGTGATGCTGGAGAATTTGGCCCTGTTGTCCTCACTAG GTTGTTGGCATGGAGCTGAGGATGAGGAGGCACCTTCACAGCAAGGTTTTTCTGTAGGAATGCCAGAGGTTACAACTTCAAAGTCCTATCTGTCCACCCAGAAGGTCCACCCTAGTGAGACATGTGACCCACCCTTGAAAGACATTCTGTGCCTGGTTGAGCACAGTGGAATTCATCCTGAGCAAGACATATATATTTGTGAGGCAGAGCTTTTTCAGCACCCAAAGCAGCAAATTGGAGAGAATCTTTCCAGAGGGGATGATTGGATACCTTCATTTGGGAAGAACCACAGagttcacatggcagaagagatcTTCACATGCATGGAGGGCTGGAAGGACTTACCAGCCGCCTCATGCCTTCTCCAGCACCAGGGCCCTCAAAGTGAGTGGAAGCCATACAGGGACACAGAGGACAGAGAAGCCTTTCAGACTGGACAAAATGATTACAAATGTGGTGAATGTGGGAAAACCTTCACCTGCAGCTATTCCCTTGTTGAGCACCAGAAAATCCACACAGGAGAAAGGTCTTATGAATGTACCAAATGTGGGAAATTCTTTAAGTACAGTGCCAATTTCATGAAACATCAGACAGTTCACACTAGCGAAAGGACTTATGAGTGCAGAGAATGTGGAAAATCCTTCATGTACAACTACCGACTCATGAGACATAAGCGAGTTCACACCGGAGAAAGGCCTTATGAGTGCAGCACATGTGGGAAATTCTTCCGGTACAGCTCCACATTTGTTAGACATCAGAGAGTCCACACTGGAGAAAGGCCGTATGAGTGCAGGGAATGTGGGAAATTCTTTATGGACAGCTCCACACTCATTAAACATCAGAGAGTTCACACCGGAGAAAGACCTTATAAGTGCAATGACTGTGGGAAGTTTTTTAGGTACATCTCTACACTCATTagacatcagagaattcacactggagaaaggcctTATGAGTGCAGTGTATGTGGGGAATTGTTTAGGTACAACTCCAGCCTCGTTAAACATTGGAGAAACCACACTGGAGAAAGGCCTTACAaatgcagtgaatgtgggaaatcATTTAGGTACCACTGCAGACTCATTAGACACCAAAGAGTCCACACGGGAGAAAGGCCTTATGAGTGCAGCGAATGCGGGAAATTCTTTCGTTACAACTCCAACCTCATTAAACATTGGAGAAAtcacactggagaaaggcctTATGAGTGCAGagagtgtgggaaagcctttagcCACAAGCATATCCTTGTCGAGCACCAGAAAATCCACAGTGGAGAAAGACCTTATGAGTGCAGCGAATGCCAGAAGGCCTTTATTAGAAAGTCTCACCTGGTTCATCACCAGAAAATCCACAGTGAAGAGAGGCTTGTGTGCTCCATGAGTGTGGGGAATTCTTTAGCTAAAACTCCAGCCTCATTAAACGTCAGAGATTTCACAATGGAGAAAGTTTACCATTGA
- the ZNF548 gene encoding zinc finger protein 548 isoform X3 yields MNLTEGRVVFEDVAIYFSQEEWGHLDEAQRLLYRDVMLENLALLSSLGCWHGAEDEEAPSQQGFSVGMPEVTTSKSYLSTQKVHPSETCDPPLKDILCLVEHSGIHPEQDIYICEAELFQHPKQQIGENLSRGDDWIPSFGKNHRVHMAEEIFTCMEGWKDLPAASCLLQHQGPQSEWKPYRDTEDREAFQTGQNDYKCGECGKTFTCSYSLVEHQKIHTGERSYECTKCGKFFKYSANFMKHQTVHTSERTYECRECGKSFMYNYRLMRHKRVHTGERPYECSTCGKFFRYSSTFVRHQRVHTGERPYECRECGKFFMDSSTLIKHQRVHTGERPYKCNDCGKFFRYISTLIRHQRIHTGERPYECSVCGELFRYNSSLVKHWRNHTGERPYKCSECGKSFRYHCRLIRHQRVHTGERPYECSECGKFFRYNSNLIKHWRNHTGERPYECRECGKAFSHKHILVEHQKIHSGERPYECSECQKAFIRKSHLVHHQKIHSEERLVCSMSVGNSLAKTPASLNVRDFTMEKVYH; encoded by the exons ATGAACCTGACTGAG GGCCGTGTGGTCTTTGAGGACGTGGCCATATATTTCTCCCAGGAGGAGTGGGGGCACCTTGATGAGGCTCAGAGGTTGCTGTACCGCGATGTGATGCTGGAGAATTTGGCCCTGTTGTCCTCACTAG GTTGTTGGCATGGAGCTGAGGATGAGGAGGCACCTTCACAGCAAGGTTTTTCTGTAGGAATGCCAGAGGTTACAACTTCAAAGTCCTATCTGTCCACCCAGAAGGTCCACCCTAGTGAGACATGTGACCCACCCTTGAAAGACATTCTGTGCCTGGTTGAGCACAGTGGAATTCATCCTGAGCAAGACATATATATTTGTGAGGCAGAGCTTTTTCAGCACCCAAAGCAGCAAATTGGAGAGAATCTTTCCAGAGGGGATGATTGGATACCTTCATTTGGGAAGAACCACAGagttcacatggcagaagagatcTTCACATGCATGGAGGGCTGGAAGGACTTACCAGCCGCCTCATGCCTTCTCCAGCACCAGGGCCCTCAAAGTGAGTGGAAGCCATACAGGGACACAGAGGACAGAGAAGCCTTTCAGACTGGACAAAATGATTACAAATGTGGTGAATGTGGGAAAACCTTCACCTGCAGCTATTCCCTTGTTGAGCACCAGAAAATCCACACAGGAGAAAGGTCTTATGAATGTACCAAATGTGGGAAATTCTTTAAGTACAGTGCCAATTTCATGAAACATCAGACAGTTCACACTAGCGAAAGGACTTATGAGTGCAGAGAATGTGGAAAATCCTTCATGTACAACTACCGACTCATGAGACATAAGCGAGTTCACACCGGAGAAAGGCCTTATGAGTGCAGCACATGTGGGAAATTCTTCCGGTACAGCTCCACATTTGTTAGACATCAGAGAGTCCACACTGGAGAAAGGCCGTATGAGTGCAGGGAATGTGGGAAATTCTTTATGGACAGCTCCACACTCATTAAACATCAGAGAGTTCACACCGGAGAAAGACCTTATAAGTGCAATGACTGTGGGAAGTTTTTTAGGTACATCTCTACACTCATTagacatcagagaattcacactggagaaaggcctTATGAGTGCAGTGTATGTGGGGAATTGTTTAGGTACAACTCCAGCCTCGTTAAACATTGGAGAAACCACACTGGAGAAAGGCCTTACAaatgcagtgaatgtgggaaatcATTTAGGTACCACTGCAGACTCATTAGACACCAAAGAGTCCACACGGGAGAAAGGCCTTATGAGTGCAGCGAATGCGGGAAATTCTTTCGTTACAACTCCAACCTCATTAAACATTGGAGAAAtcacactggagaaaggcctTATGAGTGCAGagagtgtgggaaagcctttagcCACAAGCATATCCTTGTCGAGCACCAGAAAATCCACAGTGGAGAAAGACCTTATGAGTGCAGCGAATGCCAGAAGGCCTTTATTAGAAAGTCTCACCTGGTTCATCACCAGAAAATCCACAGTGAAGAGAGGCTTGTGTGCTCCATGAGTGTGGGGAATTCTTTAGCTAAAACTCCAGCCTCATTAAACGTCAGAGATTTCACAATGGAGAAAGTTTACCATTGA
- the ZNF548 gene encoding zinc finger protein 548 isoform X1, with amino-acid sequence MAFLFPQGPLVMAETDPTQGRVVFEDVAIYFSQEEWGHLDEAQRLLYRDVMLENLALLSSLGCWHGAEDEEAPSQQGFSVGMPEVTTSKSYLSTQKVHPSETCDPPLKDILCLVEHSGIHPEQDIYICEAELFQHPKQQIGENLSRGDDWIPSFGKNHRVHMAEEIFTCMEGWKDLPAASCLLQHQGPQSEWKPYRDTEDREAFQTGQNDYKCGECGKTFTCSYSLVEHQKIHTGERSYECTKCGKFFKYSANFMKHQTVHTSERTYECRECGKSFMYNYRLMRHKRVHTGERPYECSTCGKFFRYSSTFVRHQRVHTGERPYECRECGKFFMDSSTLIKHQRVHTGERPYKCNDCGKFFRYISTLIRHQRIHTGERPYECSVCGELFRYNSSLVKHWRNHTGERPYKCSECGKSFRYHCRLIRHQRVHTGERPYECSECGKFFRYNSNLIKHWRNHTGERPYECRECGKAFSHKHILVEHQKIHSGERPYECSECQKAFIRKSHLVHHQKIHSEERLVCSMSVGNSLAKTPASLNVRDFTMEKVYH; translated from the exons ATGGCCTTTCTCTTCCCTCAGGGTCCCCTAGTGATGGCAGAAACGGACCCTACACAG GGCCGTGTGGTCTTTGAGGACGTGGCCATATATTTCTCCCAGGAGGAGTGGGGGCACCTTGATGAGGCTCAGAGGTTGCTGTACCGCGATGTGATGCTGGAGAATTTGGCCCTGTTGTCCTCACTAG GTTGTTGGCATGGAGCTGAGGATGAGGAGGCACCTTCACAGCAAGGTTTTTCTGTAGGAATGCCAGAGGTTACAACTTCAAAGTCCTATCTGTCCACCCAGAAGGTCCACCCTAGTGAGACATGTGACCCACCCTTGAAAGACATTCTGTGCCTGGTTGAGCACAGTGGAATTCATCCTGAGCAAGACATATATATTTGTGAGGCAGAGCTTTTTCAGCACCCAAAGCAGCAAATTGGAGAGAATCTTTCCAGAGGGGATGATTGGATACCTTCATTTGGGAAGAACCACAGagttcacatggcagaagagatcTTCACATGCATGGAGGGCTGGAAGGACTTACCAGCCGCCTCATGCCTTCTCCAGCACCAGGGCCCTCAAAGTGAGTGGAAGCCATACAGGGACACAGAGGACAGAGAAGCCTTTCAGACTGGACAAAATGATTACAAATGTGGTGAATGTGGGAAAACCTTCACCTGCAGCTATTCCCTTGTTGAGCACCAGAAAATCCACACAGGAGAAAGGTCTTATGAATGTACCAAATGTGGGAAATTCTTTAAGTACAGTGCCAATTTCATGAAACATCAGACAGTTCACACTAGCGAAAGGACTTATGAGTGCAGAGAATGTGGAAAATCCTTCATGTACAACTACCGACTCATGAGACATAAGCGAGTTCACACCGGAGAAAGGCCTTATGAGTGCAGCACATGTGGGAAATTCTTCCGGTACAGCTCCACATTTGTTAGACATCAGAGAGTCCACACTGGAGAAAGGCCGTATGAGTGCAGGGAATGTGGGAAATTCTTTATGGACAGCTCCACACTCATTAAACATCAGAGAGTTCACACCGGAGAAAGACCTTATAAGTGCAATGACTGTGGGAAGTTTTTTAGGTACATCTCTACACTCATTagacatcagagaattcacactggagaaaggcctTATGAGTGCAGTGTATGTGGGGAATTGTTTAGGTACAACTCCAGCCTCGTTAAACATTGGAGAAACCACACTGGAGAAAGGCCTTACAaatgcagtgaatgtgggaaatcATTTAGGTACCACTGCAGACTCATTAGACACCAAAGAGTCCACACGGGAGAAAGGCCTTATGAGTGCAGCGAATGCGGGAAATTCTTTCGTTACAACTCCAACCTCATTAAACATTGGAGAAAtcacactggagaaaggcctTATGAGTGCAGagagtgtgggaaagcctttagcCACAAGCATATCCTTGTCGAGCACCAGAAAATCCACAGTGGAGAAAGACCTTATGAGTGCAGCGAATGCCAGAAGGCCTTTATTAGAAAGTCTCACCTGGTTCATCACCAGAAAATCCACAGTGAAGAGAGGCTTGTGTGCTCCATGAGTGTGGGGAATTCTTTAGCTAAAACTCCAGCCTCATTAAACGTCAGAGATTTCACAATGGAGAAAGTTTACCATTGA